tatgcacgccactgcatacagaGTCTGCACAGTGTATGCCCTAAACGGGTAGATGAGTATACAAAATTTAAGGGTAagcatattcaaattcaaaatttctttattcatgtaggcctatcacaggcacttatgaagcgttcatacatgtatgtttacataattgtaaagggatggtgattacttcgttcgccaacttaaacctaaagctacgagggttccaaacgcgcccttgtctaagaagagcccacaacaaacttagccgggtcatttttttttgttatcatcatctcacagtaaatttatattaagctatgaagctagagcaattcacacccaagcttatcTTAgctttatcgtttaagtaatccttaatattataataggatttttctgtaagcttacgttttatataaactttgaacttattgagagacatctcaaagattgcatttggtaatttgttataaaataaaataaagaaatttgcccttgaatgaatttgcaattttgtgtagcaaAGTAAGCATATTAAGAGCTATAAAATCCTACCCTTAAGATTGTATTCCTCGTACTGGAGACATTCtcaattttatgtcatctgcatacccagacgggctctggcacaaaaagctgtactactgcTCGTGATCCGTATTCGAACATACTAGCTGCCacaccaacgaggcagtatattatattgattttcAATTTTGAAGGTGACACCAAGCGTAAAATCCTCAGTCGCACGATAAAACTAATTGATTAAACCCCCAACAATCGCGCGCCCGAGATGATCACAATgcggccgggaatcgaacccggattATCTGGAGCCCGCTGCGTCCAATTATACCGTGAGAccagtcattttattttcaaagtttGACATGTGCGAAAACTTGTTAACCTACAAAAATTCATAACCTTCGAGACCAAACTGGTTACTTAAacaaagtaattcaaaaagAGAAATAATAATCTCAACAATTCTTTCTATTAAGATTTATATGGGGACATCTCTTAAAATCGTGACATGATTCATTTTTAGCACGCGgagcttttattatttatttaatgaaaaatatacattttatgtgAACATAATAGTAATAACATCAATTACGgcgtaaaataaaatgtgcaattgtttttttttgcaaagttTTGATTCTAGGGAGCgtgtattaaattatatatttttatttaagatttttttgtatgttgaTTCGAAGTAAATATAAGTTCaagattgtaatttaaaaatttttaaaacagcAGTATTTTCTATGAGGATTTCTTATTTTATCccaaattttaattcaaacctTAACATTTCAAATTTggactgtaatttttttctatcaagaGTTTTTTACTGAATCATGTACAAAGAACACCCATTTAATGATTTAGTCAAACATAATTTGgccaaattttttttggttgcAACCTGCAACTTTTGAGTAACAGGATTGAGGTATTAACCAATAACAGCAGAGTATTGTGGGCGGGAATTGAAATTCAGACAGTTCACACCCCTCTGCATCTTGAAGTAACCTTCAACTCCGCCACTCTTCTTGCCCCAAGAGTTTTTCACCAGCCAGTACGGTAATCCGCTTTCTGTAtctgaaaatataatatcttgGTATAGAGGGGTAAATATAACgcagaacgggtagcagcgtccttattttttttttttaaataaataagtaatatactacgacaataccatctagccccaaagtaagcgtagcttgtgttatgggtgctaagatgacggatgaatatttttttatgaataataagtataaataaatacttataaaaaatactgaaaacattcctgttcatcacacaaacattttccagttgtgggaatcgaacccacgggaccacccagaaagcagggtcgcttcccactgcgccaattggtcGTCGAGTTCTACTGCTACCATCAACTGCGACCaccaacccgtttgcccagcgtggtgtatATTTTCAAACCCTCGTGGTGGTAGAGGCCTTTATTCTACCAGAGTGACTTCATGACTTCTTACTACATAGTTTGAGGTGGGTAGgaagctgagtttcttgctggcttcttttcggtagaatctgccagccaaaccggtggtagacttgacgtttcaaaagtgattatactcgcattaggcctacttgaaatgaatgaattttgatttttttttcataccatgttcaaaaaccctgtgcGCGCCGCTGATGGTCATGAGTCTCAGAGCGAAGGGAAAACCCATGAGCGAAGGGAGAAGTAATACAAAATTGCTTACCGATTCCATATCCAACAAGAAGGACAGCGTGGTTGAGATTATCGTGTCGGCAGCTGGGTCCATTCAACACTCCACCGTGGTATTGTTTCAAATATGTGGCATCGATAGCTGAAATTTTACATCTCTTTAAAATAGCACCACTGCCATGTTGGTCTAGTGGCAAGGTGATGTTCGATTCCCAGTTCGGATATAGTATTAATAACAAGAAGCACTGATAACaccgtgggtaggactttgacttcactttcggagggggcgagttctaatcccagcttCCTcgaagttttctaagttatatgcgttttaagcaatttaaatatcacttgcttcaactgtgaaggaaaacatccatGAAATCCTTGATAGAAAAACCTACTAGATTCTACAGACTACTCATTTAATACAGCAGCATCATCAAATGTTGAGCAAAATGCGCGAAGCTCCAACAACAACATCATATTCTGAAAAACGAtcagaaaaacaagaaaatccATTTATGCAGCACTGGGTGGGCATACATGTATTTTCTCAGTACTCTGTAAATGGTAGGTTTGTCAAATAACATACTGACATAGCTTATAGGTCTTTATAAGTGATGcagctttaaaatatttaaatttaaattttatataatttttttagaaatggatgtaatgtctgtaaataaattattattattcatcatatatatgagaaggggttaaagccgttgtccaccactctggcccaatgcggattggtggactccacacaattttgagaacattatcgaaaactcggcatgcaggtttcctcgcgatttctgccttcatcgttgaagcaagtgatattttaattacttaaaaaacgcacataacttagaatactTAGAGAtacgctgggattcgaactcgcccacccgaaagtgaagtcgaagtcctaaccactgggctatcaccgaaaGCTGTCAGAAAGGATTACCGATAGACAGTGGTCCAATTGTCGCCAGTTGCTCAGCTATATCGTCCTCTGTGCCTTGGATCTCAAAGCATCCTGTCACGTTAACGGCCACTTTTTCCGCGTCATATCTGCAGGCTTCCTCTCTTTCTACATAAGGATAACTGGTCGATGACATTGCCCCCTGTTCCACTaagtacctataaaataaaacatggctTTGCCTTGCCTTATTCCTGCAGAATACCTTTtagattgtaatttttagttttcttttgttattttttggtatttttttcttattgtaatgaatgaataaaggacacacttttattgtacaccaaagaaaaaaagtagttacagagatataaatacatatcaagcgagtacaatttggtggccttatcactacatagcgatttcttccaggaaaccaatggcgtaaaaggaaaaaacatagaaaagaggtaggtggtgcaataaataagatttaaaattatacaaatatataaatattactacaatatataaatatattacatataaatgcaaataaaatatataacatcctcaatttatatgaaatacataaataattaaaattacacactaatGTGATTTTAGTATTGTTCGactttttgtatgtttattatagtttgtagtgttaatGTTGGGCACAGCTTTAAGTGACTAGTCACACTGataggaaacaaaatatttgtaatttttctttactacgtattgtgaacaagctgttggtgtacctttaataaataaataataataataatacgcagagaattaagaacatacggaatccgtgtacacgactaattttGAAGCAtttaaaaccactccacttgaGTAGTgcttctcgaacaggcggttagtaacttcattcgtttagcagttgacagtaaatattttacataaaataaggaaaatggaaaaagtttgtgagctagcaacattccacgggtgtGAAATGAGACGTTCTAGGGacgtcttctctgtttttggacacaatgcactgcatgcagtaatgcctgaatgaggattctgtatgttcttaattctatgataATACGTTAAAAGCAAGACATCTTACTGTATAGCTTGTTCTGGGTAACCTCCAGAGCAACCGTGATCCTTTTTATCACAATCCACCACTTGCTGCTCCGATAGCTCTACCAGTTGACCAGTTTTGATTGCGTTTATACTCTCTACGTTGgctaaaagataatttaaattgtagttAACAAAAATAGTAGAAGATTCAAAGTCACTTaggtagtaataatatatacactacggaaataaataaatacactacgacaatacacacatcgccatctagtcccaaagtaagcgtagcttgtgttatgggtactaagataactgatgaataattttatcaataatatacctacataaatacatataatataaagataaacacccagacaccgaagaacattcatgttcatcacacaaacattgtcc
This Pararge aegeria chromosome 3, ilParAegt1.1, whole genome shotgun sequence DNA region includes the following protein-coding sequences:
- the LOC120637229 gene encoding procathepsin L-like, yielding MKMNAVVILYLSAITVSAKKIPPYALREGIQHFDDFMEAHNKVYSNDEEKAIRYRIFLQNLEEINVLNEQNEHAQFGINEFSDMTLDEFLRSRTCFKFPKEELTNCRRVTRESLGKYEVLGTPAELDWRAKNVVTRVKDQQNCGSCWAFSAVANVESINAIKTGQLVELSEQQVVDCDKKDHGCSGGYPEQAIQYLVEQGAMSSTSYPYVEREEACRYDAEKVAVNVTGCFEIQGTEDDIAEQLATIGPLSIAIDATYLKQYHGGVLNGPSCRHDNLNHAVLLVGYGIDTESGLPYWLVKNSWGKKSGGVEGYFKMQRGVNCLNFNSRPQYSAVIG